From the genome of Tachysurus fulvidraco isolate hzauxx_2018 chromosome 20, HZAU_PFXX_2.0, whole genome shotgun sequence, one region includes:
- the mdh2 gene encoding malate dehydrogenase, mitochondrial → MLSRIVRPSASIVRCLSTTSQNNAKVAVLGASGGIGQPLSLLLKNSPLVSELSLYDIAHTPGVAADLSHIETRAKVTGYIGADQLGAALKGCEVVVIPAGVPRKPGMTRDDLFNTNATIVATLADACARNCPEAMICVIANPVNSTIPITAEVLKKHGVYNPNRVFGVTTLDIVRANTFVAELKGLDPARVNVPVIGGHAGKTIIPLISQCTPKVEFPTDQLSALTERIQEAGTEVVKAKAGAGSATLSMAYAGARFTFSLLDAMNGKEGVVECAFVRSEETECKYFSTPLLLGKNGIEKNLGLGKISAFEEKLVSSALAELKGSIKKGEDFATNFKL, encoded by the exons ATGTTGTCCCGCATCGTCAGACCTTCCGCCAGCATCGTGCGCTGTTTATCTACAACTTCTcag AATAATGCAAAGGTGGCGGTTCTGGGAGCATCAGGTGGAATCGGACAGCCACTTTCCCTCCTACTGAAGAACAGTCCTCTGGTGAGCGAGTTGTCCTTGTACGATATCGCTCACACTCCCGGAGTCGCTGCAGATCTCAGCCACATCGAGACCAGAGCAAAGGTCACGG gttataTTGGAGCTGATCAGCTGGGTGCGGCTCTAAAGGGATGTGAAGTGGTGGTTATTCCTGCCGGAGTTCCCCGTaaacctg gtATGACGCGTGATgatctgtttaacacaaacgcCACTATCGTGGCCACTCTGGCTGATGCGTGTGCCCGTAACTGCCCTGAGGCCATGATCTGCGTCATTGCTAATCCT gtgAACTCCACCATCCCCATCACTGCAGAGGTGTTGAAGAAGCATGGTGTTTACAACCCTAACAGAGTGTTTGGAGTCACAACGCTGGACATCGTCAGAGCAAACACATTCGTTGCTGAGCTCAAA GGTCTCGATCCAGCTCGTGTCAATGTGCCTGTTATTGGAGGACATGCTGGAAAAACCATCATCCCTCTGATTTCACAG TGCACTCCGAAGGTGGAGTTTCCCACCGATCAGCTTTCCGCTTTGACCGAGAGAATTCAGGAGGCAGGAACTGAGGTGGTGAAGGCCAAAGCTGGAGCAG gttctGCCACGCTGTCGATGGCCTATGCTGGAGCTCGctttactttctctctccttgATGCCATGAACGGGAAAGAGGGAGTGGTGGAGTGTGCATTTGTGCGATCAGAGGAGACTGAATGCAAATACTTCTCCACACCTCTTCTGCTCGGg aAAAACGGCATTGAGAAGAACCTGGGTCTGGGGAAGATCTCTGCATTTGAGGAGAAGCTTGTGTCGTCTGCTCTGGCTGAGCTAAAAGGTTCTATCAAGAAAGGAGAAGATTTTGCGACCAACTTCAAGTTGTGA